A genome region from Methanococcoides burtonii DSM 6242 includes the following:
- a CDS encoding TIGR00269 family protein, which yields MPIKCMKCNRDAIIFQKYSGMHICKRHFIEDVERKVKLTIRKQYKIEKGDIIAVALSGGKDSVVLLYLLHKIFGVRRDIEIVALTIDEGIAGYREETLAKARKLTSELGIRHIVRSFKDEYDKTLDELTAQERKLGACSYCGVLRKSLMNKIANEIGANKLATGHNLDDEAQTIMMNHLGGDVDRMIRLSPPREIEGLVLRAKPLRKVPEKEVALYAIVNELPFDMSECPYAHEALRGEVRDMINEFEVRHPGTKYSIMRGFDKTVGLIAKEYPQAELSKCRICGETCTATLCQACKLLGRS from the coding sequence ACTCCGGTATGCACATATGCAAGAGACACTTTATCGAAGATGTTGAACGTAAGGTGAAACTCACCATCAGAAAGCAGTATAAGATAGAAAAAGGTGACATCATTGCCGTGGCATTGAGTGGAGGAAAGGACAGCGTTGTACTGTTATACCTTTTACACAAGATATTCGGCGTGAGAAGGGATATTGAGATCGTGGCCCTTACCATTGATGAAGGGATAGCCGGATATCGAGAGGAAACTCTGGCAAAGGCTCGAAAGCTGACATCCGAGCTTGGTATCAGACATATTGTCCGCTCTTTTAAGGATGAATATGATAAGACACTTGATGAACTGACAGCACAGGAAAGAAAACTGGGTGCATGCAGTTATTGTGGTGTTTTAAGAAAATCGCTCATGAACAAGATAGCGAATGAAATAGGTGCCAATAAACTTGCCACCGGTCACAACCTTGACGATGAAGCACAGACGATAATGATGAACCACCTTGGAGGAGATGTCGATAGAATGATAAGGCTCTCACCTCCACGGGAGATCGAAGGGCTTGTCCTGCGTGCAAAACCTCTGCGAAAGGTTCCCGAAAAGGAAGTGGCCCTCTATGCGATCGTCAATGAACTGCCATTCGATATGAGCGAATGTCCTTATGCCCATGAAGCCCTGAGGGGTGAGGTAAGGGATATGATAAATGAGTTCGAGGTAAGGCACCCCGGAACTAAATATTCCATAATGAGAGGGTTCGATAAAACTGTGGGATTGATCGCTAAAGAATACCCCCAGGCTGAACTCTCAAAATGCCGTATATGTGGTGAGACCTGCACAGCAACATTATGTCAGGCCTGTAAATTGCTTGGACGCAGTTGA
- a CDS encoding DUF523 domain-containing protein, with amino-acid sequence MEENRGKEILVIGHCLANVSSRLKGIKGPPLVDTKGKNIVQLPCPELIYLGEARREITRDQLENPNYRRFCHSLFEPFADMIEQFYQEGYSIKVLGVPKSPSCGAQTTTVGGPAGRVEVFTHDNVPGTGIFYEEIAEELTRRGVLFEMEDARY; translated from the coding sequence GTGGAGGAAAATAGGGGTAAGGAAATACTGGTTATCGGGCACTGTCTTGCAAATGTAAGCTCAAGGCTCAAAGGGATAAAAGGGCCTCCATTGGTCGATACAAAGGGAAAGAACATTGTACAATTACCATGTCCGGAACTGATCTATCTAGGTGAAGCCCGAAGGGAAATTACCAGAGACCAGCTTGAAAATCCAAATTACAGGAGGTTCTGTCATTCACTCTTTGAACCCTTTGCAGACATGATCGAACAGTTCTATCAGGAAGGTTATAGCATTAAAGTATTGGGAGTTCCCAAGAGTCCCTCGTGTGGTGCACAGACGACAACAGTTGGCGGCCCTGCAGGACGGGTGGAGGTGTTTACACATGACAACGTCCCAGGCACCGGAATATTCTATGAAGAGATAGCTGAAGAGCTGACACGGCGTGGAGTTCTCTTTGAGATGGAGGATGCTCGATATTGA
- a CDS encoding sodium-translocating pyrophosphatase: MDSLIYLAPLAGIVSLAFAAFFASGVLKEGTGTKEMQDISLAIQEGAMAYLNRQYKTVAVVAIILAALMFFLLGDDSGKIVIGFIVGAAASALAGYVGMNVSIRANVRTAHAASKSLQEAMSVAFRGGAVTGLAVVGLALLGTSGFYILFGDVDLVIGFGFGASLISLFARVGGGIFTKAADVGADLVGKVEAGIPEDDPRNAAVIADNVGDNVGDCAGMGADLFETYVVTVLASMLLGSLILEQFPNAILYPLILGAVAIFASIISMFFVKVGKDGKIMKALYKGVAVSAILSMIAFYFVTDSLMGDVRLYYASLVGIIIMVLMVIFTEYYTSTSFRPVKTIAKASETGAGTNVISGLAIGFESTALPLIIIIAGILASFFVVGGATDPSMGVYGIAIAAAAMLSTTGMIVALDSYGPITDNAGGIAEMAKMPAEVRKITDALDAVGNTTKAVTKGYAIASAALGALALFADYRHKVNLEAGSLSLENPIVLVGLLIGALLPFLFTAVTMKAVGKAAFAIVNEVRRQFREIPGIMEGTAKPEYGKCVDIVTAAAIREMVIPGILAIFVPLLVGIVLGPEALGGLLIGIIVSGLLLALTMNNGGGAWDNAKKLIEDGQYGGKGSDAHKAAIVGDTVGDPFKDTSGPALNALIKVVNMIAILFSSLFIGKGLF; encoded by the coding sequence ATGGATAGTTTAATTTACCTTGCCCCTCTGGCAGGTATCGTAAGCTTGGCATTTGCTGCATTCTTTGCTTCCGGTGTTCTTAAGGAAGGAACCGGTACAAAGGAAATGCAGGATATATCACTTGCGATCCAGGAGGGTGCTATGGCTTATCTGAACCGTCAGTATAAGACCGTAGCTGTAGTAGCAATTATTCTTGCTGCGCTTATGTTCTTCCTTCTGGGAGACGACAGTGGCAAGATAGTAATAGGATTCATCGTTGGTGCAGCTGCATCCGCACTTGCTGGATATGTTGGAATGAATGTATCGATCAGGGCTAATGTCAGGACAGCACACGCAGCTTCAAAGAGCTTGCAGGAAGCAATGTCCGTTGCATTCCGCGGTGGAGCTGTGACAGGACTTGCAGTAGTAGGTCTTGCACTGCTGGGTACCAGTGGTTTCTATATTCTTTTCGGTGATGTTGACCTTGTGATCGGATTTGGTTTCGGTGCAAGTCTTATCAGCCTTTTCGCAAGGGTCGGTGGAGGTATCTTCACAAAGGCTGCCGATGTCGGTGCTGATCTTGTAGGCAAGGTCGAAGCGGGTATTCCTGAGGATGATCCAAGGAACGCTGCTGTCATTGCTGACAACGTAGGTGACAATGTCGGTGACTGTGCTGGAATGGGTGCTGATCTGTTCGAGACATATGTCGTTACCGTTCTTGCATCAATGCTTCTTGGATCCCTGATCCTTGAACAATTTCCAAATGCTATCCTTTACCCACTGATCCTCGGTGCAGTGGCTATCTTTGCTTCCATCATCTCTATGTTCTTCGTGAAGGTAGGTAAAGATGGAAAGATCATGAAAGCGCTCTATAAAGGTGTTGCAGTATCAGCAATCCTTAGTATGATCGCATTCTATTTCGTGACTGATTCCCTCATGGGCGACGTTAGATTGTACTACGCATCCCTTGTGGGTATTATCATAATGGTATTGATGGTAATATTTACAGAGTACTACACTTCCACAAGCTTCCGTCCGGTAAAGACAATTGCCAAGGCATCCGAAACCGGTGCAGGTACAAATGTCATCTCCGGTCTCGCTATTGGATTTGAGAGTACTGCACTTCCACTTATCATCATCATTGCCGGTATCCTTGCATCCTTCTTTGTAGTAGGCGGTGCAACTGATCCTTCAATGGGTGTTTACGGTATTGCTATTGCAGCAGCAGCAATGTTGTCAACGACCGGTATGATCGTGGCTCTTGACTCATACGGTCCTATCACCGACAATGCTGGTGGTATCGCTGAAATGGCAAAGATGCCTGCGGAAGTACGCAAGATCACCGACGCACTCGATGCGGTTGGAAACACAACAAAGGCTGTAACAAAGGGTTACGCAATAGCTTCTGCAGCACTTGGTGCACTGGCACTTTTCGCAGATTACAGGCACAAGGTTAACCTCGAAGCAGGTTCACTCAGTCTTGAAAACCCTATTGTTCTCGTTGGTCTTCTTATCGGTGCGCTGCTCCCATTCCTGTTCACTGCTGTCACAATGAAAGCAGTAGGAAAGGCAGCATTCGCTATTGTTAACGAAGTTCGCCGCCAGTTCAGGGAGATCCCTGGTATCATGGAAGGCACCGCAAAGCCGGAATACGGTAAGTGTGTGGACATCGTTACTGCAGCAGCTATCCGTGAAATGGTAATTCCAGGTATCCTCGCAATCTTTGTTCCACTTTTAGTTGGAATTGTGCTTGGTCCAGAGGCTCTTGGTGGATTGCTTATCGGTATCATCGTTTCAGGTCTTCTCCTTGCTCTCACAATGAACAATGGTGGGGGAGCATGGGATAACGCAAAGAAGCTCATCGAAGATGGCCAATATGGCGGAAAAGGATCTGACGCTCACAAGGCAGCAATTGTCGGTGACACAGTCGGTGACCCATTCAAGGACACATCAGGTCCTGCACTTAACGCTCTGATCAAAGTAGTGAACATGATCGCTATCCTGTTCTCTTCTCTGTTCATCGGCAAGGGATTGTTCTAA
- a CDS encoding winged helix-turn-helix domain-containing protein, translating into MKPFEGLLGNSCELRLLEFLLPLEGLEFNISELAEEVNISRPTLTKVVQMFSEWGLLLSSKNGNITTYSINMNSSIVASIQEFNNMLIETMLGEEALFEIHDYLEEKRPRFEMDGLTVDEMIPGICTTREIDAPYLKNGWFSNQSKTMALKPKYSMWESI; encoded by the coding sequence ATGAAACCCTTTGAAGGTTTGCTAGGAAATAGCTGTGAATTGCGGCTACTTGAATTTTTATTGCCATTAGAAGGTCTTGAATTCAACATTTCCGAATTAGCAGAAGAGGTAAACATTTCGAGGCCTACTCTAACAAAAGTGGTACAAATGTTTTCTGAATGGGGACTATTGTTGTCCTCCAAAAATGGCAACATAACAACATACAGCATTAATATGAATTCTTCCATTGTTGCAAGCATCCAAGAATTCAACAATATGTTAATTGAAACAATGCTCGGAGAAGAGGCATTGTTTGAGATACATGATTACTTGGAAGAAAAGCGTCCACGTTTTGAAATGGATGGCTTAACAGTCGATGAAATGATTCCAGGAATCTGCACAACCCGTGAGATTGATGCACCTTATCTCAAAAATGGTTGGTTCTCAAACCAGTCAAAAACCATGGCATTAAAACCAAAATATTCGATGTGGGAGAGCATATAA
- a CDS encoding ATP-binding cassette domain-containing protein has protein sequence MIIENVDDLIELVGLRREHLTRYPGQLSGGEIQRIVLARIISIDPSFIVADEVTSMLDVSVQAQILRLMERIQEETNVSYLLISHDIDLLKNVCDRIAYLENGSIARIEEI, from the coding sequence ATGATCATAGAAAATGTGGATGATCTCATTGAACTTGTCGGGTTACGCAGGGAACATTTGACACGTTACCCGGGTCAGTTGAGTGGTGGTGAGATTCAGCGAATTGTACTTGCCCGTATTATTTCCATCGACCCTTCGTTCATTGTTGCAGACGAGGTTACTTCAATGTTGGATGTGTCTGTGCAGGCACAAATATTGAGACTTATGGAAAGGATACAGGAGGAAACAAATGTTTCCTATTTGCTTATCTCGCATGATATAGATCTACTGAAAAATGTCTGCGACAGGATAGCTTATCTTGAGAATGGATCTATAGCAAGGATTGAAGAAATTTAA
- the acs gene encoding acetate--CoA ligase yields MTETIESLLKEQQEFHPSADFVKQANMNDPHIYEKAEADIEGFWEGLAGNIDWFKKWDTVLDWQPPHAKWFSGGKLNASYNCLDRHVQKHGDKPALIWEGEMENSETYTYKELRDATARFAAGLKELGVKKGDVVTIYLPMVPEAVISMLACSRIGAPHSVVFAGFSSEALAQRVEDAHSRFVITCNGYFHKGNLIQQKERADKGLENAPAVEKVIVVDHAANIIPMKEERDIWWNDLIHNVDSECEPEHMDSEDTLFIMYTSGTTGRPKGVVHTTGGYMVGTNVTSNWIFDLKDDDIFWCTADVGWITGHSYLVYGPLSNGATIVMHEGAPDYPDKGRFWDIVEKYGVTIFYTAPTAIRTFMKWGDEIPAKYDLSSLRLLGSVGEPINPKAWLWYYETIGKSKCPIVDTWWQTETGMIMISPLPGITTMRPGTATRPFPGIKANILDDEGNEVPMGSGGYLALQNPWPSMIRTINGDEQRFIDTYWSKWGADTYLTGDGARKDEDGNFWILGRLDDVIKVSGHRLGTMEIESALVSHPSVAEAAVDGKVDEIKGEVICAYVILESSCDDQCSILEDELKQHVVDEIGPIARPKMIIFTEELPKTRSGKIMRRVLKAITNGTEIGDISTLQDPAVVEDLKRKVNEIGEQ; encoded by the coding sequence ATGACAGAAACAATAGAATCTTTACTTAAAGAACAGCAAGAATTCCACCCATCAGCAGATTTTGTCAAACAAGCCAATATGAACGACCCTCACATATATGAAAAGGCTGAGGCTGATATCGAAGGTTTCTGGGAGGGACTGGCCGGGAATATTGACTGGTTCAAAAAATGGGACACTGTCCTTGACTGGCAACCCCCCCATGCAAAATGGTTCAGCGGTGGAAAATTGAATGCATCCTACAACTGTCTTGACCGTCATGTCCAAAAACATGGTGATAAGCCTGCACTAATTTGGGAAGGTGAGATGGAGAACTCCGAAACCTACACCTATAAGGAACTCAGGGATGCAACTGCTCGTTTTGCTGCAGGCCTGAAAGAGCTTGGTGTGAAGAAAGGAGATGTCGTTACCATCTACCTTCCGATGGTACCAGAAGCTGTCATATCCATGCTTGCATGTTCAAGGATAGGTGCACCTCACAGTGTCGTATTTGCTGGCTTCTCATCAGAAGCACTGGCACAACGGGTGGAAGATGCACATAGCAGATTTGTCATAACATGTAATGGTTACTTCCACAAAGGAAATCTCATACAACAAAAAGAAAGAGCCGATAAAGGGCTTGAAAATGCTCCGGCGGTCGAAAAGGTTATTGTTGTCGATCATGCTGCAAACATTATTCCGATGAAAGAGGAAAGGGACATCTGGTGGAACGATCTAATTCATAACGTAGATTCTGAATGTGAACCAGAACACATGGATTCAGAAGACACTCTTTTCATCATGTACACCAGCGGAACTACCGGCAGACCAAAAGGAGTTGTTCACACGACCGGTGGTTACATGGTCGGTACAAATGTGACATCCAACTGGATCTTCGATCTAAAGGATGATGATATTTTCTGGTGTACTGCAGATGTCGGATGGATCACAGGACACTCATATCTTGTTTACGGACCCCTCTCTAATGGTGCGACAATTGTAATGCACGAGGGAGCGCCTGATTACCCGGACAAGGGTAGATTTTGGGATATTGTTGAAAAATATGGCGTGACAATATTTTATACAGCACCGACCGCAATACGCACTTTCATGAAGTGGGGAGATGAGATCCCTGCAAAATATGATCTGTCCTCATTGCGACTTCTGGGAAGTGTAGGCGAACCTATCAATCCAAAAGCATGGCTCTGGTATTATGAGACCATAGGCAAATCTAAATGCCCCATAGTTGATACCTGGTGGCAGACAGAGACGGGAATGATAATGATAAGCCCATTACCGGGCATCACCACAATGAGACCGGGCACTGCAACCCGACCATTTCCGGGAATAAAAGCCAATATCCTTGACGATGAAGGCAATGAAGTGCCAATGGGATCAGGAGGCTACCTTGCTCTTCAGAACCCCTGGCCAAGCATGATACGGACCATAAACGGAGACGAACAGAGATTCATTGACACATACTGGAGCAAGTGGGGGGCCGATACCTACCTTACCGGTGATGGTGCACGTAAGGATGAGGACGGCAACTTCTGGATACTTGGAAGGTTGGACGATGTCATCAAGGTATCAGGCCACAGACTCGGAACAATGGAGATAGAAAGTGCACTTGTCTCACACCCCTCGGTTGCCGAGGCTGCGGTTGACGGAAAAGTGGACGAGATAAAAGGAGAGGTCATCTGTGCATATGTGATCCTCGAATCATCCTGTGACGACCAATGTTCAATCCTTGAAGATGAATTGAAGCAGCATGTGGTAGATGAGATCGGACCTATCGCACGCCCAAAGATGATCATCTTCACCGAGGAGCTGCCAAAGACGAGAAGTGGCAAGATAATGAGGCGTGTTCTAAAGGCCATCACGAACGGAACGGAGATAGGGGACATATCCACACTCCAGGATCCGGCAGTTGTTGAAGATCTGAAAAGAAAGGTTAATGAAATAGGGGAACAATGA
- the pyrF gene encoding orotidine-5'-phosphate decarboxylase, with product MEKKNRLILALDVTDRENALRIANEVSDYVDSIKVGYPLVLGEGLSIVKELVEIAPVIADFKVADIPNTDRLICEHVFNAGAAGIITHGFTGRDSLDSCVKVANEFGTDVYVVTEMSHPGGVEFFRPVAEDIASMAVEAGASGVVAPATRPERVKDIRKIIGEELSIISPGVGAQGGSAADVIRAGADWVIVGRSIYNSDSPAEAAKKICDEMNC from the coding sequence ATGGAAAAAAAGAACCGACTCATCCTTGCTCTGGATGTAACTGACAGAGAGAATGCCCTTCGTATCGCTAATGAAGTTTCCGACTATGTGGATTCTATAAAGGTAGGATATCCGCTGGTCCTTGGGGAAGGCCTTAGTATAGTCAAGGAACTTGTGGAAATTGCACCAGTTATCGCTGATTTCAAGGTTGCTGACATACCAAATACTGACCGACTTATCTGTGAACACGTGTTCAATGCCGGAGCTGCCGGGATAATCACCCACGGATTCACAGGTCGCGACAGCCTTGATTCCTGTGTAAAGGTTGCTAATGAATTTGGGACTGACGTTTATGTGGTCACAGAGATGAGCCACCCGGGTGGTGTGGAGTTCTTCCGCCCGGTTGCCGAGGATATTGCCAGTATGGCAGTGGAAGCAGGAGCCTCCGGAGTTGTAGCGCCTGCAACAAGACCTGAAAGAGTAAAAGACATACGCAAGATCATCGGAGAGGAACTTAGCATTATCTCACCCGGCGTGGGAGCTCAGGGAGGCAGTGCTGCCGATGTTATAAGAGCAGGTGCTGACTGGGTGATAGTCGGACGAAGCATCTATAATTCCGATTCTCCGGCAGAAGCTGCAAAGAAGATATGCGATGAAATGAATTGTTGA
- a CDS encoding adenosylcobinamide amidohydrolase: protein MSNDMMQRKILFKTSGKEVVYLQDSSLFVELPKGRKTLSTSWLNGGYHNNIEYVLNHTIDNRSHGTSDLEGGNVKEYLKIVAKRLGLEPDSSTGMLTTASMENAVVVSDSYRGLEVTAIVTGGVEINGGRAGDEASYYQEDEHFEPVGGTINAILLINADLPDYAMARAMITATEAKSAALQQLMAPSRYSSGIATGTGTDMMIIVADSTSHIRLTDAGKHSKLGELIGKCMMEAIIKSIGMQSGITAITQRDMLVRLERFKVDEAMYWKVASTLEGENKKPIFIEKLRRVAKDPTLVSLTASVLHIIDEVSWGLIPENAGRKAAFSIMRELPSIFDIDMDLPFNDILNDHDTILDNWIRVTSWVIKNS from the coding sequence ATGAGCAATGATATGATGCAAAGAAAGATACTTTTTAAAACTTCCGGAAAGGAAGTTGTTTATCTGCAAGACAGTTCTCTTTTCGTAGAACTACCAAAAGGGAGAAAGACACTTAGCACTTCCTGGCTTAACGGTGGATACCACAACAATATAGAATACGTTCTGAACCATACTATCGACAATCGAAGCCATGGTACTTCCGACCTTGAAGGTGGAAACGTTAAAGAGTATCTGAAGATAGTTGCAAAAAGGCTTGGGCTTGAGCCCGATAGTTCCACAGGAATGCTCACGACAGCAAGCATGGAGAACGCGGTTGTCGTATCGGATTCGTATAGAGGTCTTGAGGTCACTGCCATTGTTACCGGAGGAGTGGAGATCAATGGTGGACGTGCCGGAGATGAAGCCTCCTATTATCAGGAAGATGAGCACTTCGAACCTGTCGGAGGAACGATAAACGCAATTTTGCTGATCAATGCAGACCTTCCCGACTATGCCATGGCACGAGCTATGATCACTGCAACTGAAGCCAAGAGTGCTGCACTGCAACAGCTTATGGCACCCAGCCGCTATTCCAGTGGCATAGCCACAGGTACCGGAACCGACATGATGATAATTGTGGCAGATAGCACAAGCCATATCAGACTTACGGATGCAGGCAAGCATTCCAAATTAGGGGAGCTTATAGGAAAATGCATGATGGAAGCAATCATCAAGTCCATAGGAATGCAATCGGGAATTACAGCCATTACACAACGGGATATGCTTGTCAGGCTTGAAAGGTTCAAAGTGGATGAAGCAATGTACTGGAAAGTGGCATCCACTCTTGAAGGCGAGAACAAGAAGCCAATATTTATAGAGAAACTACGCAGAGTTGCAAAAGACCCGACACTGGTAAGCCTAACAGCGTCAGTGCTTCACATCATAGATGAAGTATCATGGGGATTAATACCAGAAAATGCCGGAAGAAAAGCAGCTTTTTCCATTATGAGAGAATTGCCTTCAATATTCGATATTGATATGGATCTACCTTTTAACGATATATTGAACGATCATGATACCATTCTTGATAATTGGATACGAGTAACATCCTGGGTTATAAAGAACAGTTAA
- a CDS encoding HD domain-containing protein produces MKIREIIIKYCDNTEKKGNGLLIHSGHPSEDIELPELFMYIDDWSEEPSRKIWRSDVHQMVVIEEEGKFTVYEHIRMSGYRIQLLELDEMYGEKIEKDLTELGDVFAFVNHAHRMNKRKSGTPFITHPMDVASILIKENATSDLIFAGFLHDVVEDAGLTNADIRRRYGPTVADYVSAVTEPEELKQGDDVESWKARKEYIIRSISKAISEVKILSCADKLANLRDLIQYLEKEGESAWEMFNAPKEEQKWYYTSMLEAFANGPQNITDTFVYKEYKKCVEQLF; encoded by the coding sequence ATGAAAATACGAGAGATCATCATCAAATATTGTGATAATACTGAGAAAAAAGGTAACGGATTATTAATTCACTCTGGTCATCCTTCAGAAGATATCGAATTGCCGGAATTGTTCATGTATATTGACGACTGGTCTGAAGAGCCTTCAAGAAAGATATGGAGAAGCGATGTCCATCAAATGGTAGTTATAGAGGAGGAAGGGAAGTTCACCGTTTATGAACACATAAGGATGTCAGGTTACCGTATACAGTTGCTGGAACTAGATGAAATGTATGGCGAGAAGATAGAGAAGGACCTTACCGAGCTTGGTGACGTGTTCGCTTTTGTGAACCATGCCCACCGAATGAACAAAAGGAAGTCAGGAACCCCTTTTATTACACACCCAATGGACGTGGCTTCCATACTAATCAAAGAGAATGCAACCTCAGACCTTATATTTGCAGGATTTTTACATGATGTTGTTGAAGATGCCGGATTAACCAACGCAGATATTCGAAGAAGGTATGGCCCAACTGTTGCCGATTATGTAAGTGCTGTCACAGAACCTGAAGAACTGAAACAAGGCGATGATGTAGAAAGCTGGAAAGCACGCAAAGAATACATAATAAGGTCGATCTCAAAGGCAATCTCCGAAGTGAAGATACTTTCATGTGCTGATAAACTTGCAAATCTAAGAGATCTCATACAGTATCTTGAAAAGGAAGGAGAGAGTGCGTGGGAGATGTTCAATGCACCAAAGGAAGAGCAGAAATGGTATTATACATCAATGCTCGAAGCATTTGCAAACGGTCCTCAGAACATTACCGACACTTTCGTTTACAAAGAGTATAAAAAATGTGTTGAACAACTGTTTTAA
- a CDS encoding DUF6141 family protein, giving the protein MGINMFENMTLFSETQKFRQYWLIVILLTPSAITFYGAYQQLVLGIPFGNNPSSDNMVALFAVVFGFLFPALIFSMNLKTEVRYDGLYLRFFPFHLSFKRLEFDDIASYRIITYNALRDYGGWGIRYGKKGKAYNVSGNSGIMLEFKNGKNLMIGSHDPHGFLDAMNKATRTA; this is encoded by the coding sequence ATGGGTATCAATATGTTTGAAAATATGACTCTATTTAGTGAAACACAAAAATTCAGACAATATTGGCTCATTGTGATATTGTTAACTCCGTCAGCCATTACATTTTATGGAGCTTACCAGCAGCTGGTCCTTGGTATTCCATTCGGGAACAACCCCTCCTCTGACAATATGGTCGCTTTGTTTGCGGTAGTTTTCGGTTTTTTGTTTCCTGCTCTTATATTTTCAATGAACCTCAAAACAGAAGTTCGGTACGATGGTCTTTATTTGCGTTTCTTTCCTTTTCATCTCTCATTCAAAAGGCTCGAATTCGATGACATTGCCAGTTATCGTATTATTACCTACAATGCCCTCAGGGATTATGGTGGTTGGGGAATTCGCTATGGAAAAAAGGGAAAGGCATACAATGTCAGTGGCAATAGTGGCATAATGCTCGAGTTCAAAAATGGTAAGAACCTTATGATAGGCTCACATGATCCGCACGGATTCCTGGATGCAATGAATAAAGCAACCAGAACTGCCTGA
- a CDS encoding tripartite tricarboxylate transporter permease: MDIEISILMLLLSVLTGYTLGIFSGLVPGIHTNNFALMLVALSPIFMDWGIPPAYIAVAIVANSLSHSFHDIIPAIYLGAPNDDMALAVLPGHRLLLEGHGSEAIRLSALGSAGSVVVSLLLAVPLAFAFSILYPVLQSYLGWLLLLISIALIMTEKGEQVINQGSLVKYKYKAYALVLFLLTGILGTFAFRMESNMNPLIDIGSSSILLPLLSGLFGASQLIISLFSGSSIPPQKYSKMELPVKRIIRGVITGSAAGSVVAWLPGISSSIAAVLARLFIRSDFEKETVAEDEDFDEQMEGSKEFIIAVSGVNTANAIFGLFALAVIGKTRSGAMVAINEIIDAASLDQQFIILFLIVISLTAFLSYFSTIKIGNNIHRFLAKLDYSKICITVLAGLTLMSLLFTGLFGLMIFMISIPLGMSASFMKIRRSHAMGVILLPVILYFL; encoded by the coding sequence ATGGATATTGAGATCTCCATTCTAATGCTATTATTATCCGTACTCACCGGATATACGCTTGGGATATTTTCTGGGCTTGTACCCGGGATACACACGAACAATTTCGCACTTATGCTGGTAGCTCTCTCCCCCATTTTCATGGACTGGGGCATTCCCCCGGCATATATAGCAGTGGCAATAGTTGCAAATTCGTTGTCCCATAGTTTTCATGACATCATCCCGGCAATATATCTTGGTGCTCCAAATGATGACATGGCGCTGGCAGTCCTCCCGGGACATAGATTGCTGCTCGAAGGGCACGGCTCTGAAGCAATCCGCCTGTCAGCACTGGGAAGTGCTGGTTCTGTTGTTGTTTCACTCTTACTTGCGGTCCCATTAGCATTTGCTTTCAGCATTCTCTACCCTGTCCTGCAATCCTACCTTGGCTGGCTACTCTTGCTTATATCCATAGCCCTCATCATGACGGAAAAAGGAGAACAGGTGATAAACCAGGGATCTCTTGTAAAATACAAATACAAGGCATACGCCCTTGTTCTCTTCCTTCTCACAGGAATATTAGGAACCTTTGCATTCAGAATGGAAAGCAATATGAACCCACTGATCGACATTGGATCTTCGTCGATACTGCTTCCCCTCCTCAGTGGGCTTTTCGGTGCATCTCAACTTATTATCAGTTTGTTCTCAGGTTCCAGTATCCCTCCACAGAAATACTCGAAGATGGAACTTCCTGTGAAAAGGATAATCAGGGGAGTGATAACCGGAAGTGCAGCCGGCTCTGTTGTAGCATGGCTTCCCGGAATATCCTCATCCATAGCCGCAGTTCTTGCAAGATTGTTCATAAGAAGTGATTTTGAAAAAGAGACAGTAGCTGAAGACGAAGACTTCGATGAACAGATGGAAGGTTCGAAGGAATTCATCATAGCAGTATCAGGGGTAAACACTGCAAATGCAATTTTCGGATTATTTGCCCTTGCAGTAATAGGAAAAACACGTAGTGGAGCAATGGTTGCTATCAACGAGATAATCGATGCGGCCAGTTTAGACCAACAGTTCATCATCCTTTTCCTTATCGTAATATCCCTTACGGCATTCCTATCATATTTTTCGACCATCAAGATAGGAAACAACATACACAGATTCCTCGCAAAGCTTGATTACTCTAAGATTTGTATCACAGTCCTTGCAGGACTTACATTGATGAGCCTGCTATTTACCGGTCTTTTCGGCCTGATGATATTCATGATATCGATACCACTTGGCATGTCAGCATCTTTTATGAAGATACGAAGATCACATGCAATGGGAGTGATATTGTTGCCGGTGATATTGTATTTTTTGTGA